From the genome of Papaver somniferum cultivar HN1 chromosome 2, ASM357369v1, whole genome shotgun sequence, one region includes:
- the LOC113347006 gene encoding hydroxyproline O-galactosyltransferase GALT3-like has translation MRLMRKWSGGLLIIALALILLIRYSLVTKDSVNKHSAAYDFFNNHPTNASIAIKSSRPRLIPNDAKRADVINVYGLSELFSPTDIISKEEAKVLDVWIHMRTILSRSDYLPETTQGIIEASISWKELLSTLSEQKASRLMENSSSSSSSHVEDNKNCSFSVSMENDSVLRYGSSLQFPCGLVEDSSITVVGFPNGLNRSFQIELIGSKLKDEIHPPVVLHYEVSLPRDELKEDPVITQNAWTAGSGWGKDEKCPARRSTSNLEVDGLVLCNEQVVNEDNISRRQPNGEKLTNASHGSSHTSYNFPFVEGNPFTATVWVGVEGFHMTVNGRHETSFAYREKLEPWLVSDIKVTGGLDLLSALATGLPVSEDLDLIDIERLKAPLLPRKRIIMLIGVFSTGNNFERRMALRRSWMQYEVVRSGQVAVRFFVGLNKNSIVNAELWREAQTYGDIQLMPFVDYYDLITLKTIAICLMGTKILPAKYIMKTDDDAFVRIDEILAGLKEKPSNGLLYGLISFDSEPIRERDSKWYISDEEWPHSLYPPWAHGPGYVLSRDVAKFIVQGHQERYLKLFKLEDVAMGIWIDQFKKNGQEVHYMTDDRFKISGCEESYILAHYQNPSMVLCLWEKLQKEHEAVCC, from the exons ATGAGATTAATGAGGAAGTGGTCTGGTGGCCTATTAATTATTGCACTTGCTTTAATTTTACTCATACGATATAGTCTCGTTACAAAAGATTCAGTTAATAAGCATTCTGCGGCATATGATTTCTTTAATAATCATCCAACCAATGCTTCGATTGCCATTAAGTCATCCCGGCCACGGCTAATTCCAAATGATGCAAAGAGGGCAGATGTTATTAATGTGTATGGTCTCAGTGAACTATTCTCTCCCACAGATATAATAAGTAAAGAAGAGGCTAAAGTGTTAGATGTATGGATTCATATGCGTACAATTTTGTCTAGGTCGGATTATTTGCCCGAAACAACTCAAGGGATTATAGAAGCTTCAATTTCATGGAAAGAATTATTGTCTACGCTAAGCGAACAAAAAGCTTCAAGGCTTATGGAGaacagtagtagtagtagtagtagtcatGTAGAAGACAATAAGAATTGTTCTTTTTCTGTTAGTATGGAGAATGATAGTGTATTGAGATATGGAAGTAGTCTTCAGTTTCCTTGTGGACTTGTTGAGGATTCGTCAATTACAGTAGTGGGATTTCCTAATGGATTGAATAGAAGCTTTCAGATTGAACTTATAGGTTCGAAACTTAAGGATGAGATACATCCTCCTGTTGTATTGCATTATGAAGTCAGTCTTCCGCGAGATGAACTCAAGGAAGATCCAGTCATAACTCAAAATGCATGGACTGCTGGTAGTGGTTGGGGGAAAGACGAGAAGTGTCCTGCCCGTCGCTCTACTAGTAACCTTGAAG TTGATGGACTTGTTCTTTGCAATGAACAAGTTGTCAATGAAGATAACATCAGTCGGCGTCAACCTAATGGTGAGAAATTGACCAACGCTTCTCATGGAAGTTCTCACACGAGTTATAACTTTCCATTTGTGGAAGGAAATCCATTCACTGCCACCGTATGGGTTGGTGTCGAGGGATTTCATATGACTGTTAATGGGAGGCATGAGACTTCTTTTGCCTATAGGGAG AAACTTGAGCCATGGTTGGTTAGTGATATTAAAGTTACCGGTGGTTTGGATCTTTTATCTGCCTTAGCTACTGGCTTGCCTGTATCAGAAGACCTGGATTTAATTGATATCGAGCGCCTCAAAGCTCCTCTACTTCCCAGGAAACGAATTATAATGCTTATTGGAGTTTTTTCAACTGGAAACAATTTTGAGCGTCGAATGGCGCTAAGGAGGTCTTGGATGCAATATGAAGTCGTGCGCTCTGGGCAAGTGGCTGTTCGCTTTTTCGTTGGTCTT AACAAGAACAGCATAGTCAATGCTGAGCTGTGGAGAGAAGCTCAAACATATGGAGACATCCAACTTATGCCTTTTGTTGATTATTATGATTTGATCACTCTGAAAACGATTGCCATTTGTTTAATGGGG ACTAAAATTCTCCctgcaaaatatataatgaaaacAGATGATGATGCCTTCGTAAGAATAGATGAAATCCTGGCTGGTCTCAAGGAAAAGCCTTCTAATGGCCTCCTGTATGGTCTAATATCTTTTGATTCAGAACCAATTAGAGAAAGAGATAGTAAATGGTATATCAGTGATGAG GAATGGCCACATTCTTTATACCCACCATGGGCTCATGGTCCAGGATATGTTCTGTCACGTGATGTCGCAAAATTCATTGTTCAAGGACATCAGGAAAGATATCTCAAG cTGTTTAAACTAGAAGATGTAGCAATGGGTATATGGATTGACCAGTTTAAGAAGAATGGGCAAGAAGTGCATTACATGACGGATGATCGGTTTAAAATTTCTGGTTGCGAAGAAAGTTACATTCTCGCTCACTATCAGAACCCAAGCATGGTCTTATGTTTATGGGAGAAGCTGCAAAAGGAGCATGAGGCTGTTTGTTGTTGA